The Methanococcoides methylutens MM1 genome has a window encoding:
- a CDS encoding CGGC domain-containing protein has protein sequence MTEEKPVKIAVLRCDIVSEACPGTGCFKAFNDRRVKFAEYDNNAQMIAFFTCGGCSGRRVFRLVRSLQKSGVDVIHLSSCMQMKNYPECPHIDTIRKTIENAGIRIVEGTHH, from the coding sequence ATTACTGAAGAAAAACCTGTGAAGATTGCCGTCCTCAGGTGCGATATCGTATCCGAGGCCTGTCCGGGGACAGGATGTTTTAAGGCTTTCAATGATCGAAGAGTAAAGTTCGCCGAATATGATAATAATGCACAGATGATCGCATTCTTCACATGCGGAGGCTGCTCAGGCAGGCGTGTATTCCGCCTGGTGCGTTCCCTGCAGAAGAGTGGAGTGGATGTGATACACCTGAGCTCATGCATGCAGATGAAGAACTACCCCGAATGCCCTCACATTGATACCATCAGAAAAACGATAGAGAATGCAGGCATCAGAATTGTCGAAGGAACACATCACTGA
- a CDS encoding ATP-binding protein: MVKRMIVKIDEDKCTGCGQCVSPCAEGAIQIIDGKAKVVSEDLCDGMGFCIGVCPEGAISIEERQTVEFNAEKAEAQPKSTDVSIKCFSCGAGEDERYLLPIRHKMESLWVCTRCLPQLIHG; encoded by the coding sequence ATGGTCAAACGTATGATAGTAAAGATCGATGAAGATAAGTGTACAGGCTGTGGACAGTGTGTCTCCCCCTGTGCCGAGGGAGCAATACAGATAATTGACGGCAAAGCAAAGGTCGTTTCCGAGGACCTCTGTGACGGTATGGGATTCTGTATCGGAGTCTGTCCCGAGGGTGCTATATCCATCGAGGAGAGGCAAACCGTTGAGTTCAATGCTGAAAAGGCAGAAGCACAGCCAAAGAGCACTGATGTATCCATCAAATGCTTCAGTTGCGGTGCCGGTGAAGATGAGAGATACCTACTGCCTATCAGGCATAAGATGGAGAGCCTCTGGGTCTGTACACGTTGCTTGCCCCAGCTTATCCACGGGTGA
- a CDS encoding formylmethanofuran dehydrogenase, whose translation MIELELTSKVDHLCDHTFNFYWHEKELDPDAVIPSQESTEYTYRQIVDELKKGEDIRIKGSVGSRFAYSLGVDLAHFGGTGKTSTAGRIFVEGNVGPEAGMAMSAGALYLTGNIEEPLGNIIEVRSDQKGYRKFISITQLLCGNTSETPLENTFDKGEKKMTLNDCILRGTLASRCNCDAEIVVEGNVYNGTGLLMESGTITIRGNAGLNTGAHLNGGNVVVEGTAGEFAGAYMKAGILLFNDAKGYAGAGMLGGTIYSRKKIPPAPPAEKKRMGGGDSSNVRKLTGAGRVESMLYNKYEVGEEKEQYIKVKMRDGSIVMRKVD comes from the coding sequence TTGATAGAACTTGAACTTACCTCAAAAGTGGATCACCTCTGTGATCACACATTCAATTTTTACTGGCATGAAAAGGAGCTGGACCCTGATGCAGTGATTCCTTCCCAGGAAAGTACTGAGTATACGTACCGCCAGATTGTGGACGAACTGAAGAAAGGAGAGGATATCCGCATAAAGGGAAGTGTCGGTTCAAGGTTCGCATACAGCCTGGGCGTTGACCTTGCTCATTTTGGAGGAACAGGAAAGACCTCAACTGCAGGCCGTATCTTCGTTGAAGGCAATGTAGGGCCGGAAGCAGGGATGGCTATGTCGGCAGGAGCCCTTTACCTCACGGGCAATATCGAAGAACCGCTGGGAAATATCATCGAGGTCAGATCCGATCAGAAAGGTTACAGGAAGTTCATATCAATCACGCAACTGCTCTGTGGCAACACCTCCGAAACCCCACTTGAGAATACGTTCGATAAAGGGGAAAAGAAGATGACCCTCAATGACTGCATCCTTCGTGGAACCCTTGCCTCAAGGTGTAACTGCGATGCAGAGATCGTGGTCGAAGGAAATGTTTACAACGGCACAGGCTTGCTAATGGAAAGCGGTACCATTACCATCAGGGGCAATGCCGGGCTCAATACCGGAGCACACCTTAACGGCGGAAATGTCGTTGTGGAAGGTACGGCCGGTGAATTCGCAGGTGCCTACATGAAAGCTGGCATACTGCTGTTCAATGATGCAAAAGGCTATGCCGGTGCAGGCATGCTTGGCGGCACCATATATTCAAGGAAGAAGATACCCCCTGCACCTCCTGCTGAAAAGAAGAGAATGGGAGGCGGCGACAGTTCTAACGTGCGAAAACTTACCGGTGCCGGACGTGTGGAGTCCATGCTTTACAACAAGTATGAGGTCGGTGAGGAGAAAGAGCAGTACATCAAGGTAAAAATGAGGGATGGTTCCATCGTTATGAGGAAAGTGGACTGA
- a CDS encoding metal-dependent transcriptional regulator, protein MTTERTEDYLKAIDTVIEKKGYSQVKDIARFLNVSPSSVTGMFKKLTKEGYINYEKYGGVTLTPEGKKLARSTKEKYSVLHEFLILLGVDEVTADDDACKMEHAVTLQTLEKLTKFSEFVNSKEEMPKFFLHFKEFCEKGEISDCKKKDKTISLDKQTRKACK, encoded by the coding sequence TTGACCACTGAAAGAACTGAAGATTACCTGAAGGCTATTGATACCGTTATTGAGAAGAAGGGATACTCACAGGTAAAGGACATCGCGAGATTCCTCAATGTAAGCCCCTCCAGTGTGACAGGTATGTTCAAGAAGCTCACCAAAGAAGGTTATATCAATTACGAGAAATATGGCGGAGTAACCCTTACTCCTGAAGGAAAGAAACTTGCAAGAAGCACCAAGGAAAAATACAGCGTCCTCCATGAGTTCCTGATCCTGCTGGGAGTCGATGAGGTCACAGCCGATGATGATGCATGCAAAATGGAGCATGCTGTGACTCTACAGACACTTGAGAAGCTCACGAAGTTCAGTGAGTTCGTGAACTCCAAAGAGGAGATGCCAAAGTTCTTCCTCCATTTCAAAGAGTTCTGTGAAAAAGGTGAGATCTCCGACTGTAAGAAGAAGGACAAAACGATTTCTTTGGACAAGCAGACCAGAAAAGCCTGTAAATAA
- the feoB gene encoding ferrous iron transport protein B: MFTRFKKKKCCAADDDIRSELENIILVGNPNVGKSVIFNHFSDSYAIVSNYPGTTVSISKGNGRIAGKEYEIIDTPGMYSLLPITEEERVSQSYLFNSKPFVYVHVVDAKNLQRMLPLTLQLIEAEVPLILVLNMMDEAADRGVEINEDKLSKELGIPVVCTTSIKGEGLDRLENVIASYEFKPVENKVRYSRGIETAIEEISELIRSEYGVSKRTLAQLLLQNDKVAFEKITENNEDVGSIRNLVAETEKSYADPLNYVITIERQEFVNDIVGPVMRTNKAPEKATTITNSEDRKTGTPLREKIDKLLIQPVTGIPILFLVLYFGLYKFVGGFAAGTVVDYLEGTLFGEMINPWIIESFNSLVPYPVIQDLFVGEYGILTQAVTYAIALVMPLVGAFFIVFSIIEDTGYLPRLAMLIDRAFKKMGMSGRAVIPMVLGFGCATMATMVTRTLETKREKIIASMLLSLAIPCSAQLGVILGILSFSSKALLIWAFVIGIELLFIGFLSSKVLPGEKPSFFMEMPPLRLPKASNVLIKTYSRMQWYFLEVLPLFVAASVLIWIGRLTGLFEMAVRLFSYPSQWIGLPAEGGVMFLYGFFRRDFGAAGLFDMYNAGMLTDINLVVAAITLTLFMPCIAQFMVTVKERGLKIAFAMAAFIFPSAFAVGYVVNYVLTTFGVVL, encoded by the coding sequence ATGTTCACCAGATTCAAAAAGAAGAAATGTTGCGCAGCGGATGATGATATCCGGAGCGAACTTGAAAATATAATCCTTGTAGGAAATCCAAATGTGGGGAAGAGCGTTATCTTCAACCACTTCTCTGATAGTTATGCTATCGTCTCAAACTACCCCGGAACCACGGTTTCAATAAGCAAGGGAAACGGCAGGATCGCAGGAAAGGAATATGAGATCATCGATACACCCGGTATGTACTCGTTGCTTCCCATAACTGAGGAGGAACGTGTATCACAAAGCTATCTCTTTAACAGCAAACCTTTTGTTTACGTCCATGTGGTGGATGCAAAGAACCTCCAGCGTATGCTTCCCCTTACCTTGCAGCTGATCGAAGCAGAAGTACCTCTCATACTTGTCCTGAACATGATGGACGAAGCTGCAGACAGGGGAGTTGAGATCAATGAGGATAAGCTCAGCAAAGAACTGGGGATCCCTGTGGTCTGTACCACATCCATCAAAGGAGAGGGACTGGACAGGCTGGAGAATGTTATCGCCAGTTATGAATTCAAGCCTGTTGAAAACAAGGTCAGATACAGCAGAGGTATCGAGACAGCCATCGAAGAAATAAGTGAATTGATCAGATCTGAGTACGGCGTCTCAAAAAGGACACTTGCACAACTGCTCCTCCAGAATGATAAGGTTGCATTTGAAAAAATAACTGAGAACAACGAAGATGTCGGATCGATCAGGAATCTGGTCGCTGAGACCGAGAAGAGCTATGCTGATCCGCTTAACTATGTAATTACCATAGAGAGACAGGAATTCGTCAACGACATCGTCGGACCGGTCATGAGAACAAATAAAGCTCCGGAGAAAGCAACAACAATAACAAATTCAGAGGATAGAAAGACAGGAACCCCTCTTAGAGAGAAGATAGACAAGCTGCTCATACAACCTGTCACGGGAATACCGATACTTTTCCTGGTCCTCTATTTCGGATTGTACAAGTTCGTAGGCGGGTTTGCAGCAGGAACCGTTGTAGACTATCTTGAAGGGACACTGTTCGGAGAGATGATCAACCCATGGATAATCGAGAGCTTTAATTCCCTGGTCCCGTATCCGGTCATACAGGACCTCTTCGTGGGTGAATACGGAATACTGACGCAGGCTGTGACATATGCAATTGCACTGGTCATGCCGCTTGTAGGTGCGTTCTTCATCGTGTTCTCCATAATCGAGGACACCGGATACCTCCCACGTCTTGCAATGCTCATCGACCGTGCTTTCAAGAAAATGGGAATGAGCGGCAGGGCAGTCATCCCGATGGTACTTGGTTTCGGCTGTGCCACAATGGCAACCATGGTCACACGTACCCTTGAGACAAAGAGGGAGAAGATCATCGCAAGCATGCTCCTTTCACTGGCAATCCCGTGTTCCGCACAGCTTGGTGTCATACTGGGTATACTCTCGTTCAGCTCAAAGGCACTGCTGATATGGGCTTTTGTCATCGGCATAGAGCTTTTGTTCATAGGGTTCCTTTCATCAAAGGTCCTGCCCGGAGAAAAACCCAGTTTCTTCATGGAGATGCCACCACTGAGGCTTCCGAAAGCTTCGAACGTGCTTATCAAGACCTATTCAAGGATGCAGTGGTATTTCCTTGAGGTACTGCCCCTCTTCGTAGCAGCAAGTGTGCTGATCTGGATCGGAAGGCTTACCGGCCTGTTCGAGATGGCTGTAAGGCTGTTCTCATACCCATCACAGTGGATAGGACTCCCGGCTGAGGGCGGAGTTATGTTCCTCTACGGGTTCTTCAGGAGAGACTTCGGTGCTGCCGGACTGTTCGATATGTACAATGCAGGGATGCTTACCGATATCAACCTCGTTGTCGCTGCCATCACACTGACACTGTTCATGCCATGTATAGCACAGTTCATGGTGACCGTGAAGGAAAGAGGATTAAAGATCGCCTTTGCTATGGCTGCATTCATCTTCCCGAGTGCATTTGCAGTTGGATATGTTGTGAACTATGTCCTTACAACATTCGGGGTGGTACTATGA
- a CDS encoding metal-dependent transcriptional regulator: protein MKISENAEEVLERMWICTNEEGIDPVSLESLKVEENSPEIQELLEIENITLSGSNVSLTEEGAANGRTVVRRHRLAERLLADVLNTKEKYIHSSACDFEHILYHGIDENVCILLGHPRTCPHGRPIPEGECCIKAKEELEHVVASLSALKNGQSGKIAYFNMREEEKMQKMLAMGVLPGIPVKLVQSYPSYVFDLNHTRYAVDREIADSIYVRIKRD from the coding sequence ATGAAGATAAGTGAGAATGCGGAAGAGGTCCTGGAAAGGATGTGGATCTGCACGAACGAAGAGGGCATCGATCCTGTGAGCCTGGAATCCCTCAAGGTGGAAGAGAATTCACCCGAAATACAGGAACTGCTTGAGATCGAGAACATCACACTCTCCGGTTCAAATGTCAGTCTTACAGAAGAAGGTGCTGCAAACGGAAGGACCGTTGTCAGAAGACATCGTCTTGCTGAGAGGCTCCTTGCAGATGTCCTGAACACCAAAGAAAAGTATATCCACAGCTCTGCGTGTGATTTCGAGCATATCCTGTACCATGGTATCGATGAGAACGTGTGTATCCTGCTTGGACACCCGCGCACATGCCCTCACGGAAGACCGATACCTGAAGGTGAATGCTGTATAAAGGCAAAAGAGGAACTGGAGCATGTGGTTGCCTCGCTTTCAGCCCTGAAGAACGGACAAAGCGGAAAGATCGCTTATTTCAATATGCGGGAAGAAGAAAAGATGCAGAAGATGCTGGCAATGGGAGTTCTGCCCGGAATTCCGGTTAAACTTGTACAGTCGTATCCTTCCTACGTCTTCGACCTGAACCATACAAGATATGCAGTTGACAGGGAAATTGCCGACAGCATATATGTGAGGATAAAAAGGGATTAA
- a CDS encoding cupin domain-containing protein, which produces MILRIKRLFVVFFLLMGFMSYIMEKYNIFNQIPVDLTHEIFETLVDQQGLLIERIISKKHVTPEGQWYDQEQSEWVMVLQGEAKLMFEDLEVVHLDTGDHINIPAHCKHRVIWTSETTETIWLAVHY; this is translated from the coding sequence ATGATTCTACGTATCAAAAGGCTCTTTGTGGTGTTCTTTTTATTGATGGGGTTCATGAGTTATATCATGGAAAAATATAATATTTTTAACCAGATACCTGTCGATCTGACCCATGAAATATTCGAGACTTTGGTGGACCAACAAGGGTTATTGATCGAGCGTATCATCTCAAAGAAACATGTTACTCCGGAGGGGCAATGGTATGATCAGGAACAAAGTGAATGGGTCATGGTGTTGCAGGGGGAGGCGAAATTGATGTTCGAAGATTTGGAGGTTGTACACCTCGATACCGGCGATCATATCAATATCCCCGCCCACTGCAAACACAGGGTCATCTGGACCAGCGAGACGACTGAAACCATCTGGCTTGCAGTACATTATTGA
- a CDS encoding sarcinarray family MAST domain-containing protein, which translates to MIVKGITICIISLMFLNVATAYNPYGEVYTYDAYVNGEMLELDAAKPTLKIGEPFTVRIDITVYQKSDVYVKLTELGKDNFEIIDGPSLEMGRYHGGDILEKNTTQVYEWTVKPTENWAGGSIPLDIRYEILEHGDTEPLVNAGFTAVLPYISTEYYEAPEPTPADHPESDAKQTPAFTLPAALLAIALVALRKRC; encoded by the coding sequence ATGATAGTAAAAGGAATTACAATTTGTATTATAAGTCTGATGTTTTTGAATGTTGCAACCGCTTACAATCCATATGGTGAAGTTTATACATATGATGCTTATGTCAATGGTGAAATGTTGGAACTTGATGCTGCAAAACCAACATTGAAAATCGGGGAACCATTTACTGTTAGAATTGATATTACTGTTTACCAAAAAAGTGATGTTTATGTCAAATTGACAGAGCTTGGCAAAGATAATTTTGAGATTATCGATGGTCCTTCTTTAGAGATGGGGAGATATCATGGCGGAGATATTCTTGAAAAAAATACCACACAAGTCTATGAGTGGACGGTAAAACCAACAGAGAATTGGGCAGGTGGATCAATACCCCTAGATATTCGTTATGAAATATTAGAACATGGAGATACAGAACCTCTCGTGAACGCCGGCTTCACAGCAGTCCTCCCCTACATCTCCACCGAATACTACGAAGCCCCCGAACCCACTCCAGCAGACCACCCGGAGAGCGACGCCAAACAGACCCCCGCATTCACCCTCCCGGCTGCCCTGCTGGCAATAGCACTTGTTGCCCTGCGCAAGAGGTGCTAA
- a CDS encoding HIT family protein, giving the protein MECLFCNIIKGDIPSYKVYEDETAYAFLDINPCSKGHTVVVPKTHYENFTEMPAEEAAGLFATVRMIARLVEDAVSADGSNIGLNNKPAAGQAVPHVHVHIIPRFEGDGGGSMHSIVSIPGAGDDLEEMAELLVME; this is encoded by the coding sequence ATGGAATGTCTGTTCTGTAACATAATAAAGGGAGATATCCCGTCATACAAGGTCTACGAAGATGAAACGGCCTATGCTTTTCTTGACATAAACCCCTGCTCAAAAGGACACACGGTGGTTGTCCCCAAGACACACTACGAGAACTTCACCGAGATGCCTGCCGAAGAAGCAGCTGGACTTTTTGCCACCGTAAGGATGATCGCAAGACTGGTGGAGGATGCCGTATCAGCGGACGGCTCGAACATCGGCCTGAACAACAAACCCGCCGCCGGGCAGGCAGTTCCACATGTCCACGTTCACATCATCCCCCGCTTTGAAGGAGACGGCGGCGGATCCATGCATTCAATCGTGTCTATTCCCGGAGCCGGTGATGACCTGGAAGAGATGGCAGAACTTCTTGTGATGGAGTGA